The sequence GCTCGGCACCAACAAGCTCTTCGACGCCTTCACCTTCGATTTCCGCCGCACCGATCACGGCTGGTTCCAGGCACATATCTACAAGTTCGACGACAAGACCTCGACCTTCATCGTCGAGACGACGGAAGAGGCTTATCTCGCGCATGGCCTCGACAAGATGGATCAGGACGGCTCCATCGCCTTCTGCGAAAACCTGTTCTCCGAAGTGCTCGAAGGCACCTCGCTGATTACCAATGCCCGCCACATCCGCGGCTCGGCATGGCTGAATTTCAACCGCCTGATCTGCGGCAAATGGAGCCATTTCAACGGCAATTCCCATGTCGTGCTGATGGGCGATGCTGCCCACACCGCGCATTTCGCCATCGGCTCCGGCACCAAGCTCGCCATCGATGACGCCATTGAGCTGACCCGGCAGTTCCAGATCCATGGGCACGAGAAGGACAAGATACCGGCCGTCCTTGAGACCTATGAGGAAATCCGCCGCGTCGATGTGGCGCGTATCCAGAATGCTGCCCGCAATGCGATGGAATGGTTCGAGGTCGTCGGCCGCCGCTATGCCGACACGCTCGATCCGCCGCAATTCATGTATTCGATGCTGACCCGCTCGCAGCGCATCAGTCACGAAAATCTGCGGCTGCGCGACAAGACCTGGCTTGAAGGCTATGAGCGCTGGTTCGCGGAAAAATCCGGCCTTGCCGTCGGTAACGACCGCTGCCTGCCGCCGATGTTCACGCCTTATCGCCTCCGGGATGTCCAACTTATCAACCGCATCGTTATGTCTCCGATGGCGATGTACTCGGCTGAAGATGGCGTGATGAACGATTTCCACATCGTCCATCTCGGCTCCCGCGCCCTTGGCGGCGCAGGGCTGATCTTCGCGGAGATGACTTGCGTCACCCCGGATGCCCGCATCACGCCCGGCTGCCTCGGCCTCTGGAACGAAGAGCAGGTGGCGCAGTGGAAGCGGCTCGTCGATTTCGTTCACACGAATAGCGCCGCCAAGGTCGGCATCCAGCTCGGCCATGCCGGCCGCAAGGGCGCGACGAAGCTCGCCTGGGAAGGCATCGACCAACCGCTTCCCGAAGGCGAGTGGCCGCTGATCTCCGCATCATCAGTCCCCTATCTCAAGAATAGCCAGGTGCCGAGGACCATGGATCGCGCCGATATGGACCGCGTCAAGGCCGACTTCATCCGCTCGACGGAACTGGCGGTCGAGACCGGCGCCGACTGGCTGGAACTCCATTGCGCCCACGGCTATCTGTTGTCGAGCTTCCTGTCGCCGCTGACCAATCTGCGCGACGACGACTATGGTGGCAGCCACGAAAACCGCGCCCGCTATCCCCTGGAGATCTTCAGGGCAATGCGCGCGATCTGGCCGGCGGACAAGCCGATCTCGATCCGCCTCTCCTGCCATGACTGGACTGACGGCGGTAACACACCGGAAGATGCGGCGATCTTCGCGCGCATGTTCAAGGAAGCCGGGGCCGACCTGATCGACTGCTCCTCAGGCCAGGTCTCGAAGCAGGAAAAGCCGGTTTACGGCCGCCTGTTCCAGACGCCCTTTTCTGACAAGATCCGCAACGAGATCGGCATCCCGACGATCGCCGTCGGAGCAATTTCGGAGGCTGACCACGCCAATTCGATCATCGCCGCCGGCCGCGCTGATCTCTGTGCCATCGCTCGCCCGCATCTGGCCGATCCGGCTTGGTCACTGCATGAAGCCGCCAAGATCGGGCTGACTTCCATTCCCTGGCCGAAGCAATATCTTTCCGGCAAGACTCAGTACGAAACCAACCTCGCCCGCGCAGCCACGGCAGCACCGGCTAAGTGAGGATGATATGACGACTTCGGGCAAACTCAGCGGCCGTCACGCCCTCGTCACCGGGGCCGGCAGCGGCATAGGTGCGGCGATCGCCAACGCGCTTGCCGTTGAGGGTGCGCGCGTCAGTCTCGCCGGTCGCCGGCGAGAGCCGCTGGAAGCGGTAGCCGCCGAAATCGGCGCCCATGCATTCGTGGTCGATGGCTTCGATGTCACCAGCTCCGACGCCGTAGCCCAAGGCCTTGCCAAGGCGCGTGAGACGTTCGGTCTCGTTGATATCCTCGTCAACAATGCCGGGGAAGCGCCGAGCGCGCCCTTCGAGAAGACGACACTGGAGGCCTGGAACCATGTCCTCTTGGTCGACCTGACGGGTGTTTTCGTGGTGACGCAGGCAGCGCTTCCCGACCTAAAGGCTCGTGGCTCCGGCGCGCGCATCATCAACATCGCCTCGACGGCTGGCTTGAAGGGCTACGCATACGTTTCGGCTTACGTCGCCGCCAAGCACGGCGTCGTCGGCCTCACCCGCTCGCTGGCGCTGGAGCTGGCGAAAACCGGCATCACAGTCAATGCCGTCTGCCCCGGTTTTACCGACACGCCGATCATCCAGCGCTCGATAGACACGATCGTCGC comes from Rhizobium tropici CIAT 899 and encodes:
- a CDS encoding bifunctional salicylyl-CoA 5-hydroxylase/oxidoreductase, whose product is MRIVCIGGGPAGLYFALLMKKLHPEHSIRVVERNRPYDTFGWGVVFSDATMVSMREWDPESAAEIEDAFNHWDDIEVLFKGTRQRTSGHGFVGIGRKKLLNILQRRCEALGVELIFETDVNSDLDYPDADLVIGSDGLNSRIRNHYPEVFQPDMITRPNRYIWLGTNKLFDAFTFDFRRTDHGWFQAHIYKFDDKTSTFIVETTEEAYLAHGLDKMDQDGSIAFCENLFSEVLEGTSLITNARHIRGSAWLNFNRLICGKWSHFNGNSHVVLMGDAAHTAHFAIGSGTKLAIDDAIELTRQFQIHGHEKDKIPAVLETYEEIRRVDVARIQNAARNAMEWFEVVGRRYADTLDPPQFMYSMLTRSQRISHENLRLRDKTWLEGYERWFAEKSGLAVGNDRCLPPMFTPYRLRDVQLINRIVMSPMAMYSAEDGVMNDFHIVHLGSRALGGAGLIFAEMTCVTPDARITPGCLGLWNEEQVAQWKRLVDFVHTNSAAKVGIQLGHAGRKGATKLAWEGIDQPLPEGEWPLISASSVPYLKNSQVPRTMDRADMDRVKADFIRSTELAVETGADWLELHCAHGYLLSSFLSPLTNLRDDDYGGSHENRARYPLEIFRAMRAIWPADKPISIRLSCHDWTDGGNTPEDAAIFARMFKEAGADLIDCSSGQVSKQEKPVYGRLFQTPFSDKIRNEIGIPTIAVGAISEADHANSIIAAGRADLCAIARPHLADPAWSLHEAAKIGLTSIPWPKQYLSGKTQYETNLARAATAAPAK
- a CDS encoding SDR family NAD(P)-dependent oxidoreductase; its protein translation is MTTSGKLSGRHALVTGAGSGIGAAIANALAVEGARVSLAGRRREPLEAVAAEIGAHAFVVDGFDVTSSDAVAQGLAKARETFGLVDILVNNAGEAPSAPFEKTTLEAWNHVLLVDLTGVFVVTQAALPDLKARGSGARIINIASTAGLKGYAYVSAYVAAKHGVVGLTRSLALELAKTGITVNAVCPGFTDTPIIQRSIDTIVAKTGRTAEQALAEFTKSNPQGRLVKPEEVADTVLWLASPAAASINGQAIAVAGGEI